ATTAAGTCACCTGTAAATAATACTATATCTGGTTTTTCTTCGTTAATTTTATTCACTGCATTTTGAAGTTGCTTCAAATTATAGTTATATCCAATATGTAAATCACTAAATTGAACAATTTTTAGACCTTCAAAATTCTTGGGAATGAGTTGATGGGATATATTTTGATGGACTATAGAAAGTTGTTTTGGCTCAATATACCTTGCATAATAATAACCTAATGAGGTTGCTAACAAACTACCAACAGTGATAGAAAATGAGCGTTTTAAAAATGTTCTTCTCGTTTGCTTCTGTGTCATTTTATTTTTCAACCTACCTATAAATACAAATAAAATCTATATAAATCTTATGTTTATTATACTTGTTAGCAGAGAGAATAAAAAGATAGAATAGTAACATACATTATTTTCTATAAACTTAATTAAAAGATTAGAAAATTTAGAAAAGACATGGTATGATTAAAATGAATGGACATTCATTCATTTTAAAAGGGGGTTCACATGATGAAAGATAAGGTAGTTATAGTAACTGGTGGTTCTAGTGGAATGGGTAAATACATGGCAATGAAATTTGCTCAAGAAGGTGCGAATGTTGTCATTACAGGGCGTAACGTGGAAAAACTTAATGAAGTTAAAAAGGAAATAGAAACCTTTGACGGACAAGTGTTGACAGTACAAATGGATGTTAGGAATATTGAAGATGTTACACGAATGGTAAAAGAAACTGATGAAAAATTCGGTAGAATTGATTCACTAGTAAATAATGCGGCAGGTAATTTTCTAGTTCCAGCAGAAAATTTATCTGTAAATGGCTGGAATGCAGTCATTGATATTGTGTTAAACGGTACATTCTATTGTAGTTCAGAGGTTGGAAAGTATTTTATAGATAAAGGTATAAAAGGAAGTATCCTAAATATGGTAGCTACATATGCATGGGATGCAGGTCCTGGAGTTATTCATTCGGCATGTGCAAAAGCTGGTGTTTTGACAATGACAAGAACTTTAGCAGTTGAATGGGGAAGAAAATACGGGATTAGAGTGAATGCTATTGCACCTGGTCCAATAGAAAGAACAGGTGGAGCTGAGAAATTGTTTATTTCTGAAGAAGCAGCAAAGCGTACACTCCAAAGTGTTCCATTAGGTCGATTAGGAACGCCTGAAGAGATAGCTAGCTTGGCATACTATTTATTATCAGAAGATGCTGCATACATTAATGGTGAGTGTGTGACAATGGATGGTGGCCAGTATTTAAATCAAATCCCATTTTAAGAAAAAATAACAAAATAGAAGTGAATATAAGGGATATACCAAATAATTTCTTTGGTATATCCCTAATTTTATTTAGTAAATATCACCATAAAAAATACGTCTGAATATAGATAACTTATTTGTGAGAAAGTAAAAAAAGGATGTGTGAAGGTGGTGATTCAGTGAATAATTTAACATTTATACTGATGATTATTTCGATTCTTATATTAACGATCGGTCTAATCTATACCTACAGGTTAGGAAGGGCACTAAAGTTGCAACAAGATGAGTATGATCCGGAATTAAATGAAAAGGTCCAAGATCATCCAGTTATGAGAAACCCTATTTTTATAACGTATTTAATAGCACTTGGATTGGTTGTTGCTTATATGATTTATTTAGCTGTTAACTCAAATTGGTAGCCAATCCAATTTGAGTTATTTAGTTGTTAACTCAATTTGGTAGCCAATCCAATTTGAGTTATTTAGTTGTTAACTCAAATTGTCACTCAAGCCAATTTAAGTTATTTAGTTGTTAACTTAAATTGGTCAGCCAAGTCTTCTCTTAACCCCTATTCTCAATAAGATTTTCAAGAATAGGGTGTTTTTGTGTGCACCACTATAGTTTATGTAGAAAAAAACAAATTTACTGTAGAAAAAAATGTCAAAATATTATGGATATTTACGAACGATTTATACTAAATCAAGTCATATTTGTTGATACAATGATATTAACTTAAAAATCTAGTTAAGAGAGGAGAATTTTTTGGTCAATTACTTCACCCAACTGTTGCTGTCTATCGCTTTGTTATACTGTTCTGTTGAAGATGCGCAATTATATACACTCCCCTCCAAGGAAAACATAATAAATCATCTCGAAGATGCCTTTAACACACAAGTCTCCTTAAGTGAAGATTATCGTACACAGGAAGAAATCACTGAGTTACTCTCACTGTATTTTAATGATGAATTTATGAATCAGTTTATAAGTGAGAATGTTGTTCAAGAAGAAGATGGTTACATAACTCTCGGAACCGATTTTGCACGTTATTACATTCCATTTTTTTCATATACAGATCAAACAGTAGTCACATACGACATACAATTGCAGCAAATATATGTTTATGAATATTTTTTGGAAGAAAACAACATCTTATTTACTAGTCCTGACCATTATGAAATTGTCACACTTAGCAAGGTTGAAGGTGAATGGAAAGTTGCGGAGATTGAAAGTAGCGAGAGTAAACCGAGACGAATTAGCGAAATTGAAAGAACAAACAAGGTGGAGTAGACTCTCCACCTTGTTTGTTTTGTATAACCCACATTAAAACAGACTCTCGACTATTCTTCTATATTAAGTATATTTGCTAATTTTGTGAGATCAAAACCTTTAACAATTTCATCACCAATAATAATTGTTGGTGTAGAATAGGCTTTATATTCATTAATTAAACGGTCTCTTTCACGTTTGTTTTTTGTAATGTCAATCTCTTGATATGTTATCTTGTGGTGTGCCAAAAAATTTTTAACAACCTCACAAGGTGGGCAGTCTGGTTGGCTATATACGGTGATGCTTCTCATAACAAATCGTAGGCCTCCTGATATATTGTATTAAGCTGTAAATCAGTTTAAGATATAGGGATCTTGGTTTCTTGTACTTTAGTAATGATGCTAAAACTGTTCTAATGGTTTCGACAGAGTTTAACAGATTGCTAAAGTATGTAAGCAGCTTTGTAGACCTCTATTGTAACATATGCAAAAAAATACAACATGTAGCTCATCCTTCGTGGGCTATTTCTTCAACCAAATCATTCTTAACTAAATAATCTACAATTCCCATTGCACAGACTGACATATCCATAGGTATAATATTGTAAATCGGATGGTTTTCTGGAACTCCTTGCTCGTGAAGATAAGCAGAAATCATTGTTAATAATTCTTCAGTTACTGCTCGAACTTTATGTTCATTATTTTTATTAATACCTCTAGTTCCTGCATCAATAAATTTCGGTAACCAATAATGAAGTTGACTGAATACTTCCTCCACATTTGTAGTCATGCCATAATGTCCAAAATAAATGGATTTTAAATCTAGTTGCTCAATCATTTTTGCAGAATGTAACATTTTTTCTGGGTCAAATTGATTTGGAGATGTTGAAGGTAAGAACAGCAAGATATTTAGCTCACTTAATTGTTTGTAATAAATGCCTAGAGTATCACCTGTAAATATTCCTTTACTTATTGGATCATAAATACTGAAATGATGATTTGCATGGCCTGGTGTATCGTAAAAGGTTAACATTCGTTCCTTACCAACTTGAAGTTGTTCTTTATCCTTCATAATTACAATTTTGTTTTCTTCGATTGGAACAATTGGGTCAAATAGTGTATGGAAATTCATTCCGTAGACTGCTTTAGCACCTGCTATTAATTTGGAAGGATCTACTAAATGTCTTGCTCCTTTAGGGTGTACGATAACTTTAGCATTTGGACAATGAGATAATAATAATCCAGCCCCTCCTGCATGATCAAGATGTATATGGGTCACAATTATATAAACAATCTCTTCAGGTTCGACTCCTAAATCAGCCAAACCCTTCAATATGTATGGAATAGATGGACTAGCACAAGTTTCTATTATCGTGGGCTTATCGGTTTTAATTACAAAAGTCCCAGTCCTTTCCTGCATTCCTAAATCAAAATCGTCAATTAAAAAAATATCATCAAAAATTTGAACAGGCATACTCAATTGTATCTCTCCCCTTTGCAAAAAGAGTATTTAATACCTTTTATTGTATGTGCTTTATTTATATAAGTAAAGTAATGAACAGAAAATTCAGAAAGATAAATCATGAAAAATAGTGATGAAAATTTCATTGATAGTAAAACATATATAATAACCCATGTAGTAAAGGAGAGCGATATGATGTCACAATTACAAGCAATCATAAATCGTCTCAATAGTTTGCGTGAAAATACGTTGCAGGGAGATTTATCCCAGCGATTTTTTGAAGTGGAAGGAGAAAAAAAATGCAGTGTTAAATTCTTTCAAAATAATAATGCTTTTGAGTTGGAAGTTTTTGAAAAAGGAGAGCAGTCTAAGCGATACCAATTTGATAATATTGATATGATTGCGATTGAGATATTTGATTTAATTCAGTAATTGTAAAAAAAAACATCGTTATTTTATTCAGGGAGGTGGTTGATTGTTTCCAGATATTTTTGTCGTTTGTCCACAGTGTAAATCAACATCAACGATAACTTCTGTGTTAACAGCCCAATCAAATCAAAATGTTATTTATACATGCCCTAAATGTAATTTTGTTGCACGGAATATCGAAACGAGTAAAGGATGAGCCTTCTATTAAAGAGGGTTCTTTTTTTTTGTCGCATTCAAAGTTGCTTTTCGTAATAAAAGCTATACACGAATAAAGCTAACGTTCGTGGCATCCTTTCTTCTCTATCGGAAATAGAATCATTTCGTACACACCATTTATTCAAATATACGTAAAAAAATAACAAGCTGTATGAAAAGAGCCTTATTAAATGAACCATTCTTTTTATAAGCAATTATTTATTGAACTATTTCATGCAAGACTACGTATAGTATAGTAAATAAAGTCAGGGGTGGGATAACAAATGGATGATAAGCTCATGTTTTACAATATATCGGAAAGGAATATGTCATTTGAAACAGTTATCTGTAGAATCACTGAATTCATGAAAAGTGACCCTCATTCCCTTTATGTTCTGTCGATAGGTACAGATTCACATATTCATAAAGAAATTACTCGTTTTATTACTGCTATTCACTTACATAGGGTCGGTAAAGGTGCATGGGGTTGTTTGAAAAATTATAATTTATCTCGCCCGGTTCGAAGTTTGCGGGAAAAAATATCTTTAGAAACTAGTTTAAGCCAAGAAATTGCTTATGATTTTACGACAAAGTACGTAACAGAGTTATCGGAGGTAATTTTACCTTATATTGATAAAGGGGCTGATTTTCGATTAGAAGTTCACTTAGATATCGGTAAAAAAGGAATGACAAAGGAATTAATACATGAAATGACAGGGAGAATTACTGCAATGGGAATAGAAGCAAAAATTAAGCCAGATTCCTACGCTGCTTTTTGTTATGCAAACCGTTATACAAAGTAGTTAACCAACAGCCCTTACATAAAGTATTATTGTTAATAGTGTGATACAATAAAAAGGAAAATGAATAGTTAAAGGGGAAGATCAGCAATGATAAGCTTACACAGTAGTGAATTCTTAGAAACAAACATTAAGGATTTACTTATTCCAGCTGATAAAGTGGCCCATGTACAAATAGGGAATAGTTTAGAGCATGCCTTGTTAGTATTAACAAAGTCTGGATATACAGCAGTACCTGTATTGGACCCAATGTATCGTTTACATGGCTTAATAAGTTCTACGATGATATTTGATGCTATTTTAGGCTTAGAAAGAATTGAATTTGAGCAACTTGAAAATATGAAAGTTGAAGACGTCATGAATAGTGATATTCCAAGATTATATGTAAGAGATTCATTAACTAAAGGTTTAAATTTGGTCGTTAATCATCCGTTTGTGTGCGTACAAAATGATGATGAGACGTTGGAAGGAATATTTACCCGAAGAGCTATTTTAAAACAATTAAATCGCCACGTTCACAAATTAAATAAATAGCATTGCTCGCTTATATTTCATCTATGGAAGCGATAAGAAAAACTGAGTTAGAGGTATGAACATGCAATTTTCAGAGTTTCAATTATTAGTTGTGTTAGCTCAAGAATTAAATATGCGTAAAGCTTCAGAAAAGTTATTTGTATCTCAACCTGCGCTGTCACAAAGGCTTCATTCTATAGAAAAAGCATGGGATACTCAAATCTTTCTTCGTTCCCAAAAAGGATTAACATTAACACCGTCTGGTGAAAAAATTGTAAACTATGCAATGGAAGTAGTTAAGAATGAAGAAAAGGTTCGAGAAGAGATCAACAAGTTAGACCAAGAAATACACGGAACTTTAAAAATAGCAGTTGCAACTATTATCGGACAGCACTGGTTACCGAATGTGTTAAAGCAGTTTGTCAATACTTATCCACATGCAAAAATATCGTTAATAACAGGGTGGAGTAGTGATATATTAAAAAGCTTGTATGAGGATTCAGTGCATATTGGTATTATCCGTGGTAATCCCGAGTGGAAGGGTGTAAAAAAACATCTACTGTCGGATACTCTATATTTAGTTGATACTGAAATTAATAAAATAGAACAGGTTTTAGAAACCGAAAGGCCTTTTATTCAATTTAAAAGTGACTCTACTTATTATCAAGAAATACAAAATTGGTGGCATCGTCAATTTCAGACAACACCTAAAAGGACAATCGTAGTAGATCAAATTGAAACGTGTAAACAAATGGTTTTACATGGAATTGGCTATGCCATCCTGCCATCTGTTACTCTAGATGGGGATTCTAACATGTACCGAATCCCATTATTAGATGAAAATGACCGCCCAATTACTAGAGATACATGGTTACTTGGTTATGAATCTGCATTTCAGCTAAAACAAGTTCAAGCATTTATTGATATAATAAAGCAATCAAAACAGTAACTTTGTAGAGTTCTAAAACAGTTGTCACATACTCTTTTGTCTGTTAAAGTATAACAGAATAACTAATTAAACAAGTAAAGTTGTGGAGGTATAAGCCATGAAAATGATGGATGCTAACGAGATCATATCTTTTATTTCAAATAGTAAAAAATCAACCCCTGTAAAAGTATACATAAAAGGTGAGTTGGAAGGCCTAGAGTTTGGTGCTAATTCTCAAACATTTATAACTGGAGATACAGGAGTAGTTTTTGGAGAATGGGAAGAAATTCAATCTGCTTTAGAGAGCAATAAAGAAAAAATCTCTGATTACGTAATTGAAAATGACCGTAGAAACTCTGCCATTCCAATGCTAAACCTTAAAAATATAAAAGCACGAGTTGAACCAGGTGCGATTATTCGAGATCAAGTTGAAATAGGAGACAATGCTGTAATAATGATGGGAGCTTCTATTAATATTGGTGCGGTTGTTGGTGAGGGAACGATGATCGATATGAATGCAGTTCTAGGAGGACGAGCAACAGTAGGGAAAAACTGTCATATAGGAGCCGGCGCAGTATTAGCTGGTGTGATTGAACCACCTTCAGCGAAACCTGTTGTAATTGAAGATGGTGTTGTAATCGGCGCAAATGCAGTTGTCCTTGAAGGAGTTACTGTTGGACAAGGTGCAGTAGTAGCTGCTGGAGCTATTGTAATTGATGATGTGCTTCCAAATACGGTAGTAGCTGGTACCCCAGCTCGTGTAATAAAAGAGATTGACGACAAAACAAAATCAAAAACAGAAATTATGCAAGAGTTAAGAAAACTTTAAGTGTGAAAGGACAAAGGCTCTTTTCGTAAACTTTGTTGCCGTTTTCTAACATTGGTCAGCATGAAGAGTTTTGCATGAACTCAAAAATGTTAAAAGTAGAAAAGATGCCGATGAATACATACTTCATTTAAGTACAAAAAAGAGTAATGCTAAGCGTGGACAAATAAGTCCACGCTTATGTTTTAAGGAGGTATAAACTTGAGTGAAATGAACCGTTTTATAAAAATTCGAAGAGACTTACATCAAATTCCGGAATTGGGTTATGAAGAAAATAAAACCCAACAATACTTAATTAACTACTTATCGACTCTTAATGCTGAACGCTTTGTTATGAAGAAATGGAAAACTGGCTTATTCGTTAAAGTTGCTGGTACTAATCCACAACAAACGATAGGTTATCGAGCTGACATTGATGGACTTCCTATTACTGAAGAAACTGGGTATGAATTTTCAAGTAAACATCAAGGCAATATGCATGCGTGTGGACATGATTTTCACATGAGTATTGCGTTAGGCGTGCTAACTCACATTGTAAATCATCCTATTCGTGATGACGTTCTTTTTTTATTTCAGCCTGCTGAAGAAGGCCCTGGAGGAGCGTTACAAATGCTTAATAGTGAGATAATGAAAGCGTGGAAGCCAGATGAAATATTTGCGCTACATATAGCGCCAGAATATCCTGTTGGAACGATTGCGACAAAAGAAGGGTTGCTTTTTGCTAATACATCAGAGTTATTTATTAATTTGAAGGGGAAAGGTGGTCATGCTGCTTATCCGCACCATACAAATGACATGGTTGTAGCAGCTTGTTCACTTGTTTCTCAATTACAATCTATTGTTTCGAGAAATGTCAATCCACTTGATAGTGCCGTTGTTACAATTGGCAAAATTACCGGTGGAACAGTACAAAATATTATTGCAGAAAATGCAAGGTTAGAAGGAACGATTAGAACTTTGTCAGAAAAAGCAATGAACAATGTAAAGAATAGAATAACATCAATCGTGAATGGGATCGAAATAGGGTATCAATGTGAAGTTGAAATCGACTTTGGATCAAACTATTACGAAGTGAATAATCATAGTGTTAAAACTCGTGAGTTTATGCAATTTGTCAACGACCAAACAGACGTCAAGATGATTGAATGCACCGAGGCTATGACAGGTGAAGATTTTGGTTATTTAATCAAGGATATTCCTGGCTTCATGTTTTGGTTAGGAGTCGACTCTCCCTACGGCCTACATCACGCAAAGCTCATGCCAAACGAACAAGCCATACCAGTAGCCATAAACTTAATCACACAATATATTAACTACAAGCAGGGTCTGACCCCCACTAATTTATCGAGTTAAGCGGTAGGGGGTTAGGCTCTTTTATAATGAATATTTTATTGGATGTTAGCCACATTAAATGTGAGGAGGTGGTTTATGATGGCAAAAGTAGGAGTTGAGCAATCGTTAACCCAAGTACAGCAGGCACTTGAAGAGAAGGGACATCAAGTAGTTCAGTTACAACAGGAAAGTGATGCTCAAGGATGTGATTGTTGTGTTGTAACTGGACAAGACTCCAACTTTATGGGAATGAGTAATGTAGCAACAGCTGGCCCGGTTATCGAAGCGAGTGGTTTATCTGCAAATGAAGTGTGTCAGAAGGTGGAAGATAAATTAGGATAAGGTGATTAAAGAAATTAAAGACGACTAGGAAATCAAACTCTTCCTAGTTTTCTTTGTATGGAATAAACAACATTTATGTTAGAAAAAACAACTCAATTGTCATGATAGTACTATTAATAGGGCGTAATATTTTTCATCCGTTAGTTTGTTTGATAAACTATTATGTGTAGAATACAATTGATGCATCAAAAAGATAATTACTATCTATTTAAATTAATTATAATTTAATATTGACTAAAAACACATTGTATATTATAATTTTTTTTGTTAAGATATTCATTAGTGAGAATTCAAGATAATAATTCTCAATTACAATAATATTGGAGGTAATACATATGGCAGAACGTCTTGTAGGTAAACAAGCACCACGTTTTGAAATGGACGCGGTTTTAACAAATGGAGAATTTGGAAAAGTAAGTTTAGAGGAAAACATGAAAAATGATAAATGGACTGTGCTTTTCTTCTATCCAATGGATTTTACTTTTGTATGTCCAACTGAAATTACAGCTATTTCAGATCGTTATGAGGAACTTGAAGATCTAGATGCTGAAGTAATTGGTGTTTCAACTGATTCAATTCATTCTCATAAGGCTTGGATTAACACACCAAGAGACAGCAACGGCTTAGGTCAATTAAACTATCCATTAGCTGCAGATTTAAACCATGCTGTATCAAGAGATTATGGTGTTTTAATTGAAGAAGAAGGAATTGCTCTTCGTGGATTATTTATTATTAGCCCTGAAGGGGAATTAATGTACCAAGTAGTACACCATAATAATATTGGACGCGAGGTTGAAGAGGTACTACGTGTACTACAAGCTCTTCAAACTGGAGGTCTTTGTCCAGCTAACTGGAAGCCAGGTCAAAAGACACTATAATTCACTAAGTATTAACAACACTTTAAATGCAAATAGACATGTGCTTACAACTGCAACATATAGAAGGAAGGGTCTAACGAATATGTTAGACCCTTCCTTAGCATCATCGGTGTAATTATATTAATAAAGGCTGTTCAAAAAGTTTGGATAAAGGATGTAGTATTTCACGGTAAGTGGCATTTTCATCTTGCACTTATGGTAATGATAATACTAATTTGTAGTATGTGCGACTTAAAGCAACTCGGAGAGATAAAAACACGATAATACCAGCATTACGCCTTTTTATCTTCCTTTTTGAACATGCTCTTATAGGAGTGAATTAAATGAAATTAAGAGAACAAATGCCAGAATTAACCGGAGCAACAGCTTGGCTAAATGGTGAAGTAACAAAAGATCAACTTGTAGGTGACAAGCCAACGTTAATTCATTATTGGTCAGTTAGTTGTGGGTTATGTAAAGAAGCGATGCCTCAAATAAATGAATTTCGTGACGAATACAAAGATAAATTGAATGTCGTAGCAGTCCATATGCCACGATCAGAAAAGGATTTAGATATTGAGAAAGTAAAGGAAGTTGCTCTAGAACATGATATATCGCAGCCCCTTTTTGTAGATAACGACCATAAGTTAACGGACGCATTTGAAAATCAATATGTTCCAGCATATTATGTGTTTGATAAAGAAGGAAAACTGAGACATTTTCAAGCAGGTGGAAGTGGTATGAAAATGTTGACAAAGCGTGTGAATCGTGTTTTAGAAGAGTCGGAAAAAGCTGAATAATAATAACAAATGTAAGCCCAAAGTTAATTATATATTTTGGGCTTTTTGTTGTGAATAGCTTCCAGTTTTATTAATTGTTTTTATTGTCATTAATGGGAATAGAATTTTAAAAATAGAAAATAGTAGAAAAATATGATGAAACACGGTATATTTATTTATACGTCTAAAAAACACACCAATAGTTAGTTAGGAGGTCATAAGATGGAAACTTTTCGTAAACTTAAAAGCTTTTACTGGCCATACAAACATCTGTTCTTATGGTCGTTATTTTTTTCATTGTTTGTAACGGGAATTATTGTAGTGTATCCAATCATCTTACAATATACAATTGATGAAGTTTTTATTGGTGGTAAACACTCAGCTGTTCCGTATTTGGCTTTAGGCTTTGTTGGAATTATGATTATAAAAGGTATTGCAACTTTTTTTCAACAGTACTTAGGTGATATGTTTGGCATAAAATCTGTGTATCATCTTCGAAATACCCTGTATGAAAAACTACAATATTTGCCTTTTCGTTATTACGACAACGCCAAAACAGGAGATTTAATGTCAAGATTAACTGCAGATGTTGAAGGTTTTAGGTTTTTCTTATCATTCGGTATTTCAGAATTTATTCGTCTCATACTTTTAATTACAGTAAGCTTATCTGTTATGTTTTATTATTCTATGGAACTAGCAATGATAACGATTGCTGCTTTACCATTTTTAGCAATTGTTGTTTATAAGTTTGATAAGCAAGTTCATCCAGCCTTTAGAGGAATCCGTAAATCATTTGGGCGCTTAAACACTAAAGTGCAAGAAAATATTAGTGGAATTAATACAGTAAAATCCTTGTCTAGAGAAGGATTTGAAATATCAAAATTTAATACAACGAATGATGATTATAAGGATAAATATTTGCATACAGCAAATGTATGGGCTAAATTTTTTCCGTTAATGGAGTTCATAGGTAATCTATGTGTAGTAGCGTTATTAGCATATGGTGGGAACATGGTTATTAATGGAGAGCTAAACCCTGGAGAATTAGTAGCTTTTTTCAGCCTTGTTTGGTACATTATTTGGCCGATAGCAAACTTAGGGTTTGTAATTAATTTGTTTTCACAGTCAAAAGCCTCTGGTGAAAGACTATTGGAAGTTCTTGAGGCAGAAGAAGAAATTAAAAATGTTGAAACACCTATTAAAAAAGAAAAGCTTGAAGGAAATATAGAGTTTGAGCAAGTTACATTAGAGTATAGTGATGAAGATACAGCTGCAATAAAGAATATTTCTTTTCATGCAGAAAAAGGGAGAGTTATTGGTCTTATTGGGTCAACTGGTTCAGGAAAGACGAGTGTTACCCAATTGTTAACAAGATTCTACGATCCTGCAGCTGGTATAGTTAAAATCGATGGTAGAGATGTAAAAGATTACGCTCTCCATACTTTAAGAAAAAACATTGGTGTTGTTTTACAAGAATCATTTTTATTCTCATCTACAATAAAAGCGAATATTGCCTATGGAAAGCCTGAGGCGACCATGGATGAAATCATTGATGCTGCGAAGCGTGCTAATGCACATGAGTTTATAATGGAACTGCCCGATGGATATGATACGTTGTTAGGTGAAAGAGGTATGGGCTTGTCTGGTGGTCAAAAGCAGCGTATTGCCATTGCTCGAGCAATTTGTATTAATCCTAGCATTCTTATTTTAGATGATGCGACAAGTGCTGTTGATATGGAAACTGAATTTAAAATTCAACATGCGCTACAGGAAGTTATGAAAGACAGAACTACCATTATTATCGCTCATCGTATTTCTTCATTAAAACATGCAGATGAAATATTAGTATTAGAAGAAGGTAGAATTGTAGAGCGAGGGCTTCATAATGAGCTATTGAAGAACAATGGAACGTATAAAAGGATATACGATATTCAATATAAAGATCAAAAACGTATTCTTGCTACTCAGATCGGATAAGGTGGTGTGAACATGAAAAAAGAAAAACTGAATGAGTTAATAAAAGAGAGATTTCACTATTCCACAGATCAAGCTATCGATAAACCGTTTAATTGGAAACAAATGGTTCGATTGCTTAGTTATATGAAACCATATGTTAAATCATACTTACCGCTAGCTATCCTAACAGTTATTATAACTACGGCTGTACGTCTCATTATTCCGATCTTAATAGGAATCTACACACTTGACCAAGCAGTGAAATATAAGGATACAGACCTCTTGATTAAACTG
This Cytobacillus sp. IB215665 DNA region includes the following protein-coding sequences:
- a CDS encoding YkuS family protein; this encodes MAKVGVEQSLTQVQQALEEKGHQVVQLQQESDAQGCDCCVVTGQDSNFMGMSNVATAGPVIEASGLSANEVCQKVEDKLG
- a CDS encoding peroxiredoxin, whose product is MAERLVGKQAPRFEMDAVLTNGEFGKVSLEENMKNDKWTVLFFYPMDFTFVCPTEITAISDRYEELEDLDAEVIGVSTDSIHSHKAWINTPRDSNGLGQLNYPLAADLNHAVSRDYGVLIEEEGIALRGLFIISPEGELMYQVVHHNNIGREVEEVLRVLQALQTGGLCPANWKPGQKTL
- a CDS encoding TlpA disulfide reductase family protein → MKLREQMPELTGATAWLNGEVTKDQLVGDKPTLIHYWSVSCGLCKEAMPQINEFRDEYKDKLNVVAVHMPRSEKDLDIEKVKEVALEHDISQPLFVDNDHKLTDAFENQYVPAYYVFDKEGKLRHFQAGGSGMKMLTKRVNRVLEESEKAE
- a CDS encoding ABC transporter ATP-binding protein, which encodes METFRKLKSFYWPYKHLFLWSLFFSLFVTGIIVVYPIILQYTIDEVFIGGKHSAVPYLALGFVGIMIIKGIATFFQQYLGDMFGIKSVYHLRNTLYEKLQYLPFRYYDNAKTGDLMSRLTADVEGFRFFLSFGISEFIRLILLITVSLSVMFYYSMELAMITIAALPFLAIVVYKFDKQVHPAFRGIRKSFGRLNTKVQENISGINTVKSLSREGFEISKFNTTNDDYKDKYLHTANVWAKFFPLMEFIGNLCVVALLAYGGNMVINGELNPGELVAFFSLVWYIIWPIANLGFVINLFSQSKASGERLLEVLEAEEEIKNVETPIKKEKLEGNIEFEQVTLEYSDEDTAAIKNISFHAEKGRVIGLIGSTGSGKTSVTQLLTRFYDPAAGIVKIDGRDVKDYALHTLRKNIGVVLQESFLFSSTIKANIAYGKPEATMDEIIDAAKRANAHEFIMELPDGYDTLLGERGMGLSGGQKQRIAIARAICINPSILILDDATSAVDMETEFKIQHALQEVMKDRTTIIIAHRISSLKHADEILVLEEGRIVERGLHNELLKNNGTYKRIYDIQYKDQKRILATQIG